CCTCTGGCCTGGCCCAGAGCAATCCTGAGAAGATCGGGGTGACGTGAGCCCATGAGAAAATGCCCAGCGTGAAGCCACATCCTGAcctgggccggggtgggggggggggggggcactcacTGTAAAACATCACAACAGGACATTTCCTGGGCACTGtgcatgtgccaggcacaattaAGTACTTTACAGACATTTCGTTAATTAATTTCATCCTTGCCACACCGCCGTGAAGTAGGTGTTATTATCTCCaccttacagatgaagaaactgaggtttcgAGTAGTGATTCATTTGCTTGAAGTCAGACAGCCGGTAAGTGGTAaggctggaatttgaacccagatgaGCTAAGTTTCCAAAGCTGTCAAGTAAGTGCACTTTGTTGTTGTGTCTACTTCAGGGGCCACATGACCCCATGTTCCTTACAAATCCTGCTCTCAAGACAGGGTCTGAACCCTCTTCGTCCGCCGGCGGGAAAGGCTTGTGTGTGTCCTCCCTCCCTGGGACCTGCAttccaggggaggggagaagcccCTGGCAGGGGGATGAAATTGAGATGGTGTGATTTCAGGCAGTAGCCGGGTTGGAATGAGCCCCGGGCCGCGCCCCTCCCTCGCGCCACCTCGGCCTTGGCAGAGTGCAGGTTGTTCTGGTTCTGCCCAGCCTGCTATGAGGCATCCTTCCCAGACTCAGTTTCTCAGGATAGGGGAATCACAGAGGAAGTAGAGACCTCACTCTCTGTCCAACTCGTTTACGAATCTGGCCAGGAACGGGATGGGGAACTTGGTGTCCAGCATCTTAGGAGGGGGGGGGCGCTGGATCTCCGTGAAGCCTCCTGCGTTAACTCCCCACACTGCTTCTCCCCTCAGGGCTCTGCTTGCACACGCTCATTTGCATATGATGCATACCCAGAACTCCCCGGCTGCAGTCCTTATCATGCCGTTTTGCTCCAACCATAGCTCACCCATGGCAGGGGCCCCGTGTGCTTCTTTCCTTCGGTTCTTTCAAGGGCACTCACCTGCGGCCGGGCTGCATAGTGTGCAGCATGGTCGGGTGTGGGAGTGACAGCCAGTGATGGGAGGTAGGGCGGGGACAGGGAGGAAGCCCCAGGCCCGCCCTGTTCTCCGCTCAGGCCTCCCACTGCACGGTCAGGGCCAGGTCCGCTCAGGCCTCCCACTGCACGGTCAGGGCCAGGTCTCTGAAGAGAGAGTCCAGTTCTGTGGGCTGCTTCAGGTCTGATGCCTGAGGGGCcgggctctgggcctcagtctcagATACAGGCTCCTCGTCCTTGGGACACACGAGGGACTCCAGCAGGCCCCAGGGACTTGGTTCCTGGTCTGTGGgggaacaggggagggaaggagtgtTCAAAGGGAGGGATACAGGGTGGCCCTCGATCtggacagaggagaggagggggagctgGCCCTTCAGGTACGACGGTGTCCCTAGTTCCCCTCTGTGTAGCACACTGGGGTCAGGTACTCTGTCCGTGTGAACTCCCAGATGCTGGTGGAAGGAATTTGCTTCCTGGGGGTCCCCCATATCCAAGGAGGTCATCCCTTGCAGAGAAAGGCCATCGGGGATATACCTTCCAGCTGGTGCCTCTTTCTGAAGCTGACATTTAGGCCTGAGGTGTTTGGGACTAGAGAGTGTCACCGGTGGGGAGTCTTTGCCAGAACCTTCTACACACATCCCATAGGAAGAAGGCCAGCTGTCTGGAGTGGTCTGAGGAGTGTAGGAGGGGGGCTGGACCTCAGAGATGGCCTGTGCCATGTATGATGGAGGTTTGGCTTCGGGGGTTACTTGAGGTGCATAGGGTGGGGGCCTAACTTCCGGGGAAGCCTGGGGCGCACAGGACAGTGGGGAGAGTGCCTGGTGAGGCGGCACTCCAGAGGGCCGGAGGACGGAAACGTCTGGCTGCCCGAGGTAGGTGATCTCAGACAGGCTGTGCAGTGGTGGGGCTCCCGGGGGCTCCCTGGGCCCGGAGACCTTGACTTGAGAGTACTGGACGGGCTGGGCCAGACTGCTGGGGCTGCTCAGGTCGAAGACAGGGATCAGCACGTGCTCCTGGATGAACCGCAGAGGCTGGAAGGTCAGGACTCGCTGGACGTTCTGTGCAGGGACGACAACAGTCTACCCGTTAGGGCACGTTCTCAGCTCCCTGAGGGTGCCGCGGATGGTTGGGGTCCtccaaggagaggcagaggggatgGGGTAGACCACCTGGGGCACTTTTCAAAATGCACGTGCCGCACACCCCCTTGGCTTTCCAGAGATTTCTCTGAATGCTGGGCCTCTGTGAAGGGACAGGGCTCCCAGTTGAGGCTTTAGTGGAGGGCCACTTCTCAAGTCTAGGCTATCTGAAGGAAAGAGAGCGGGGCTGTGCTTTCTCGAGGAAGTAGGTAACTCACATTGGGGGTTACCTTGGGGGTATGCTCTCGAGGTGGTGGCCCATACTGTTCGTCACTCACGAGTCCCCAAGGGCCTGATATAGGGGGCCGGGTGCAAAaggatgggggagaaggggaggcaggggagttCTACAGGAAACGGCTCATCTGGGCTTTGACATTGCGAAATGCCCTCAACTCCTCTGTCCCTCGCATAAACGAGAGCCGGCTCCTAGAGCCCCAGACCCGTCAGGTCGGGCCTCTGCAGCAGGCCCTGTGGCTTTAACAGAGAGCCGGTTTCTGGCCGCCATATTGGGGCATGACTTGGGGGGCTTACATAGGGCCTAGAAGCCCTGGCTACACTGGCCCGGATTCCAGGGAGGCCCATTTTGACAGGACGTGAGCTCCAGGGCTCCCCAGAGTGCCCACCCACTGTCAGCCCCTTGTAGCTGCCTGCTCTCCTAGGTTACCTGCCTGGACGTGGATACTTTCAAGTCACGTGGATTTCTTTACCAAGCCCACTGTCCCCCGTCGCCAACCCTTCTCCAATACACCCTGCTGGGCCATGTCTTTGTCGGCTTTAGgttggagaagaggaaggaagtctAATTTTCTGTACTATgtgcttctccctccccttcaggGAGAGCCAGGGGTCCCTGGGCCCATGCCCCTGCTGCTTTGGGGTCCCCCCTGGACCCCTCCTTCCGGCCCCAGGCGCAACTGCTCACCAGGGAGTTGGGAGGCGGAGGTGGCTTGGTGACATATCTGTAGCTCAGGTAGCAGAGCCCTGCGACGAGGAAGCCCATGGAGAACAGGAAGGCGCCCGAGAAGGAGTACGTCCACGTccgatctgggggggggggggggcaaaggggCCAGAGCAGGAAGACTGAGGCTGGGATCTGGTCTGGGCCGGATCCCATGTGGACGCTGCAGGCTGGGTGctttccctgccctgccctcttgGGCCAGGCTTGGGAAGGTCTCTCCTACTCGCAACGTGTGCAGGGCGGGGTCAAGAGCACAAGAAGGGGGCCACATACTAGATGCCTAAGTATCCAGAATTTATAAATCATTCTGACACTAAGGAAAATATGTTGTATGCTCCCACCCCGAcgaatatatttttcataacaacctggctcagcgcagagcctgcttgggattctctctctctctctctctctctctccccctctctctctcaaataaaaaataaattaaaaaaatacataacaacCTGGAAGGCTAGGTTTGAATTTTGGATTCTTAGATTCCTTGGGAGTCCCCGTGCTGAAAtgtgggggtgcagggagagcCTGCCACAGGTCCCTGACCCACCCTGGCTCTATCCCTCTCTGGCAGGGGCCTTGTGCACATGGATGTAGACTCCCCAGCCCACACAGCCAAGCTCATCCAtgtgcccccccgccccaaacaAATAGCCACAAACAAACGGCCATCCTTTGGGCTAAGGGTCTGCACATCAACAGCGTCTCCTCTTGGGAGGAAGGACGCAAGGAACAGATCCGCTAGACTGGACACAGGCTCGCTCAGGGCATTCGTACAGGGGATTTTAGGGTCCCAGGTACTCAGAGTGTGGTCTAGGAGGTCACAGGCTCCGGGGGAGAATCTGTGCATTTGGACCTAAGGACTCTTCACCTTGTGGGGAGGGTCATGGCCAGAGTATGGCCGGAGCAGAGCCTTCTAAAGTGACCTCTGTTGCCTGGGTCTGAGGACAGCCCTACCTCCCtagcagggggctgggggcagaggcagagggggttGTGTGGGGGGAGGTGGCAGTGGGAGGGGCCTGTCCTCTGTGCCTCCCTACAAAGGTAATGGGCTGGGTGTTTGGGAAGCTCTTGCTcaggagggagcctgggaggcaCCGCCCTTtctaaaagggaaagagaaggacgACTAAGGGCTTTAATGTAGAGCCTTCTCCCAGTGGTCCCGCATCTTTGAGACTGATGCTGCCGGTTCTTGGCCTGACACACTTCCTGTCACCAGCCCAGGTGGGACCGGTAGGGGGCGTGGTAAGAAAGCAATAGTTGGGGTTTTGCGAAAACTGGTGATTTGTGTTCTCCAGGGGTTTTGACCCTCCAGGCCACCCTCCTTCCATTCCCCCATGTGGTGGGATGCTGATTGCCAGCTGTCAGTGACCTTGACAATTGCTGTGAACCCTGGGAATCTCTGGAGCCTCCACTTCTAGCCCACTTCTcgcccttccccagctctgacTGTTGACCTCTCTGGGTCAGCTTCCCACCCCAGTGATAACCCTGTCCCCTGTCACACGGTATTCCTCTTGGTGCTCTGGAATGTGGGGTGTTAGAGGTCTGGCTCAGCCACTGACGTGCTGAGAATCCTTCTCTCTGCTGCATGACCCTCTCTGgtctactatttatttttatttttattaaaaaattttttttcacactcatttttgagagacagagagagacagagcatgagtaggggaggggcagagagagagggagacacagaattcagagccggctccaggctctgagctgtcagcacagagcccgacgaggggcttgaactgacggactgtgagatcatgacctgagctgaagtcggacgctcaaccgactgagccacccaggcgcccctctggtctACTATTTACTAAGAATAGGAGCCAGCAATTACTGAACTCTTACTATATGCACGGTGTGGGTGCTCTGCCTATGACATCCTACCAAACATTGAGGGCCAGAGATGCTCCTTTCTTAGGGATAATGAAGCTGAGTCTCAGAAAGGctaagtgacttggccaagggcacacagctgtTCGGTGGAGAACCAGGATTGTCATGTTCAACTACAAAGCTCTCCTCATAGGCACTATACAAGgatgccttagtttccccatctgtaaaaattGGATATGGGGTGAAATGACCCCTAGAGTCCTTCCCAGCATCAAGATGCTCAGATGTTGCTCTGTGACCCTCCCAGACATCCTGAGAAGTGAAGTGGAAATTCTGGACTCTGGGATAAGACAGACTGCGTGATACGGGGTCAAGGGCGGGACATATCACtctgaaatggaaataagagACATAAATGTGCAGTAGAGAGGCCTAGCCAAAAACAAAATTGCAAAGTGCTGGTTAGAGCCCAGGCTTCAAGATTAGATGAACTGACCAGCTGTGCAGTTGCTGGTAAGttgcttagcctctctgagccagaGTTCcgcctctgtgaaatgggggtgagGCTACCCAACCCACAAGattgttataaagattaaatgggataatgcatgtaaagcatttCACATAGTGCTTGGCAATGGagtgggtgcttaataaatggcGGGAATTGTTGTTAATATACTTAATTTTGAAGGATAAGGTGACTTCTAGATGTCAGGAAGAAATAGCCAATAAGAAATGTGACTTATGTAAAAGTATCTAcggtcttagaaaaaaaataaaaggtatcacATCATGAGCTAGACCGTGTAAGGACAAGCCAATAGAAGGATAAGGGTAGAGGGGGCTGCACATTGGCagaaagtggggtggggcaggggtaggCCAGGAATGGGGGACATTTGTCTAGTCCATCCAGGGGAAAGAGTCACAAATCATATACATGCTCCCAGCTTGGTGCCTGTACACCA
This Lynx canadensis isolate LIC74 chromosome C1, mLynCan4.pri.v2, whole genome shotgun sequence DNA region includes the following protein-coding sequences:
- the IL22RA1 gene encoding interleukin-22 receptor subunit alpha-1, with product MRTLLTILAAGSLAAHVAEDTSDLLQHVKFQSSNFENILTWDSRPESAPDTVYSVEYKKYGEREWLAKEGCQRITRKSCNLTLETGNPMEHYYARVTAISAGGPSATKMTDRFSSLYHTTIKPPNVTCIPKVRSIQMIVHPTTTPIHTGDGHRLTLEDVFPDLSYHLELQVNHTYQMHLGGKQREYEFIGLTPDTEFLGAIRIFVPALVRESDPYMCRVKTLPDRTWTYSFSGAFLFSMGFLVAGLCYLSYRYVTKPPPPPNSLNVQRVLTFQPLRFIQEHVLIPVFDLSSPSSLAQPVQYSQVKVSGPREPPGAPPLHSLSEITYLGQPDVSVLRPSGVPPHQALSPLSCAPQASPEVRPPPYAPQVTPEAKPPSYMAQAISEVQPPSYTPQTTPDSWPSSYGMCVEGSGKDSPPVTLSSPKHLRPKCQLQKEAPAGRYIPDGLSLQGMTSLDMGDPQEANSFHQHLGVHTDRVPDPSVLHRGELGTPSYLKGQLPLLSSVQIEGHPVSLPLNTPSLPCSPTDQEPSPWGLLESLVCPKDEEPVSETEAQSPAPQASDLKQPTELDSLFRDLALTVQWEA